The Anaerolineales bacterium region TCATCGGCTACCCTCCGCCTGCGAGAAAAATCGGCAACCTGCATTTTGCGATCAGTCTCAGCGAAGCGGCGGAGATGGCAATCAAAATCAGAGACTTGAGACTAGAGACTGGTACAAAGTCTCCAGTCTCTAGTCTCTATGTGCGCGGTTTATTCTCAGGCGGAACGCTGGCGTACGAAACCATGATTGGATTGCAGGCTTCACTGTCTCCGTTGTTTTCCAATTCTCCAATCACTAATTCTCAAATTCTCTCTGATCCTTTGCACAGCCGCGCCCACACCATCATTGATCTCGGCGACGAGTTTTTCATGGTCGGGCGTTTGCATCCGATGATCGATAACGATCTGCGGATTCGACGCATGAAGCAGGAAGCCGCCGACCCTGAGGTGGGGATGATCCTCTTCGACGTGGTCCTCGGGGAAGGCTCGCATCTTAATCCGACGGGCGAGCTGGTTCCCGCTATTCGGGCGATCCAAGCCTCAAGAAAAGGCATCGAGTTTGCGGCAATGGTCATCGGCACGGACGACGACCCGCAGAATCTCCAGTTGCAGGTCTCTGCGTTGGAAGAAGCGGGCGTTAAAGTTTTCCGCACGGCGACAGAAGCCGTCGAATATATCAGCTTGAAATTCGGCGCAAGCAAGAAAAACGAATTTACGCCTATAAACCTTGAACAACTCAAGCGCCCTCTCACCGCCATCAACGTCGGGCTGGAGTCGTTTTATGAAAGCCTCATCTCGCAGGGGGCACAAGCTGTACACGTCGAATGGAAGCCGCCAGCGGGAGGAAATGAAAAGATGGCGGCGTTGCTGGCGAGGATGAAAAATAAAAGAGAGAATTAGAGAATCGGAGAATTCTCTAATTCTCGAATTCTCTAAATACAAACGGAGATGATCATGGATATAGATAACGCAAACCAAACCGCTGTCAATCGCCTCATGGAGGCAAGACCAATTCTCAAAGGTGTTGCTCCTGCAAAAGATGTCATCCCTGGGATGAAGGATAATCTTTTCCTCCATGCGGGTCCGCCGATCGAGTGGGCGCGGATGTCGGGTCCGCTGAAAGGGGCGATCATTGGGGCGATGCTGTTCGAGGGCGTAGCGGCGTCCGAAGCAGAGGCAACCGCAATGGCGGAAAGAGGCGAGGTCGAATTCGATTCGTGTCATCATCACGGCGCGGTCGGTCCGATGGCGGGAGTCACATCCGCTTCGATGAAAGTCTACGTCGTGGAAAATGTCGAGCATGGGAATAAATCGTTTTCCAATTTAAACGAGGGCTATGGAAAAGTTTTGCGTTACGGCGCATACAGCGATGATGTGTTGAAAAAATTGCATTGGATGAATGATGTGTTGGGTGTCGCGTTGGCGGATGCGCTGGCGGCGTCGAATGGAATTGACTTGCGCGCGTTAATGTCTGAGGCGCTGCACATGGGCGACGAGGGACACAACCGCAACAAGGCTGGCTCGTTGTTGTATTTGAAGTTGATCGCGCCGTTGATCGCAAAGACGATGAAAGATAACGCGGTGATGTCTGAGGTGTTGCAGTTTCTCGGCGACAACGCGTTGAGCGTGTTGAACCCCGTCATGGCGGCGTGCAAAGCAATGACCGATGCCGCGCACGGCGTGGAAGGTTCGACGATTGTGACGACGATGGCGCGCAATGGAACGGATTTTGGAATCCGTGTGAGCGGACTCGGCGAGAAACAATGGTTCACGGCTCCCGCTGAAATTCCAGTGGGTCTGTTCTTCTCGGGTTATTCTCAAGCCGACGCAAATCCCGATATCGGCGACAGCGCCATCACCGAAACCGCAGGCATCGGCGGATTCGCCATGGCGACCGCGCCCGCGATTGTGACGTTCGTCGGCGGCACACCGAAAGATGCGATGAACGCAACTTTGGAAATGTATGAAATTACATTTGCCGAAAGCAAATTCTTCACCATGCCATCGCTTGATTTTCGTGGCACACCGACGGGAATTGACATTCGTAAAGTGGTTGAACTTGGAATCACACCGCGCATCAACACAGGCATCGCTCATAAAAATGCTGGCGTTGGGCAAGTCGGCGCGGGGTTGGTGAGACCTCCGCTTGCGATATTTGAGGAGGCGTTGGTGGCGTTTGCGGAGAAATACCAGTTGTAAGTGGTAAATAGTCCCACAGGGATGCTTCGCGATAATTGGTAATTTGAGACTGGAGACTAGAGACTGATTGATGGAGATGAGCGATGGCAACAGAGCTTGAAGATCTGAAGATTCTGCAAAATGCCGAGGGCATTGCTGATGCAGTGTGGAAACGCGTCGTCCAGTGGGAAGAATTTGCGAAAGATGTGGTCGGCAAGCAAATGGCAAGAGCGACGGATTCCATCGGAGCGAATATTGCCGAATCCTATGGTCGCTTCAATTATGGCGAAAAACTCCAGTTCCTTTATTATTCACGAGGAAGTTTGTTTGAAGCAAAGTATTGGCTGAACCGCGCCCTTGCGCGTGACCTGATGAAGGCTGATGAGGTCAAAGCCTATGCAACTCGTTTATCGGATGTGGCAAGACAATTGAACACCTTTGCCAGCAGCCTGAAAGCACAACGAAAGGAAGCGAAACCGCAAGGAAAATCAATCCGGGAGCCAAGCGCGGAATATGTTATTGACGAATGGCTTGACAATCCTGATCCGCTCTTCACCGATCTCGAACTCGACTGGCTGGAAACATCAGCCACAGTCTCCAGTCTCTAGTCTCTTATTTCAATTCTCTAATCCTCTAATTCTCAAATCTTATTTCAACACAAGGAGTTCCCCATGACCAAAATCTACGACCTCTCGCAAGACCTCAACGCCGACGCGTCCTTCTGGCCCTTCTACCCGCCGTTTGAGGTGAAGTACATCAAGCGCAAATCGGAGCATGGAGTCAACGCGCAGTACATTCAAACGTCGAATCATATGGGCACGCATCTCGACGCGCCGAAGCATTTTGTGACCAAGGGCAAGACCATTGACCAGATTCCCATCGAGTGGTGTTACGGACCTGGCGTGATCGTTGACTTGAGCGACATGCTCGACGATGTCGGCTTGTTCACACCCGAAGATATCGAAAAGCGCGCCGAAGTGAAAGACGGCGACATTCTCTTCATCCACACAGGCTGGCACAAGTATTCGTTCTTCAGCCCCGAAGCGGACGAGGAACGCTACATCCAACGCCACCCAGGTCCGCATTACAGCATCTGTGACTGGTTGCTGAAAAAGAAGATTCACATCTGGGGCGTGGACATGATCTCCACCGACCACCCGATGAACCTGCCCATCGGTCGCTTCCTCGGTAAAGGCGGATTGGAGCATTGGCAGAAAGTCCGCGCTTTGGCGGAAAAGAAATTCGGCGCGGACAAAATGGATGAGTTGTTCCCCGACTCGGCGTATCAATTAACCCACAACGCCTTGTTCCCGCACGATTGCATGCACGTCGAAAATCTGGGCGGCGATATCGGCTTGAAAGAACTGCACAACAAACGCATCACGCTCGGCGTCTTCCCGTGGAAGTTCAAAGGCGGCGAAGCGGCGTTTTGTAGAGCGGTGGCGTGGGCGTGACAAACATGTCATTGCGAGGAGCGAACGATAGTGAGCGACGAAGCAATCTCCTCGACACAAGCAATCACCTGAAACGAGGAGATTGCTTCGGGCTAACGCCCTCGCAATGACATATGGAGACTCTATGACCACACGATACTTCGGCGAACGGATCAAGCGCAATGAGGACCCGCGGCTACTGACGGGGCAGGGGCTGTTTGTGGACGATGTGGATCTTCCCAACATGCTGCACGTTGCGTTTTTGCGAAGCCCGTATGCCCATGCAAAAATAAATCGCATTGATGTTTCGCAGGCGTTGCAGCGCGCGGGCGTCGTTGCGGCGTACACCGCGCACGATCTCGGCGATTACTGGAAGCCTGGTCCGTTGCTCGTCTCGCCGCCGCCCGTCAAGGACATCGTCTTCAACGAAAAGACTCAAGTGCCGCTGGCAAAAGACAAGGTCAAGTTTGCGGGCGAGCCGATCGTGATGGTGATTGCGGAGAGTCGCTACATTGCCGAAGACGCGCTGGCAGATATTCAAGTGGATTACGAACCGCTCGCTTCTGTCGTGGACTTGGAGTCGGCTCTCGACCCCAGCAGTATCCTCATCCATGAAGAGATCGGGTCGAACGTCGCGGCGCACGTGGTGCAGATGAAGGGCGATTACGCGTCGGCGAAGAAGGACGCGGCGCTCGTCATCCAGCGACGATTCAGTTACGAACATGGATGCGCCGCCGCCATGGAGAATCGTGGCATCGTGGCGGAGTGGGATAAGCGCGCGGGGCGGCTAACGGTCTGGGACACGACTCAGGCGCCCGTCGTGATTCGAAACGGGCTGGCGGGGATGCTTGGGCTGTCGGAGCGGCAGGTGCGCGTCATCGCCCCGTTCATCGGCGGCGGATTTGGTCCGAAGATCATGATGTTCTATCAGGAGGAAGTACTCGTCCCGTGGGCGGCGATGAAGTTGAATCGCCCCGTCAAATGGATCGAAGACCGCGCCGAAAATTTTGTCGCCACCACGCACGAACGCGGACAAATCCACAACGCCGAAATTGCATTCGACAACGAGGGGCGCATCCTCGGCGTGCATGATGTTTTCCTGCACGACACGGGCGCGTACGCGCCGTATGGACTCACCGTGCCGCTCAACTCGCAAGCCAACGTGCTGGGACTGTACGACATCAAAAATTATTACAGCGAGTTCACGGCGGTCTTTACCAACAAGACCATCGTCACGCCGTATCGCGGCGCGGGCAGGCAGCATGGCGTGTTCGTGATCGAACGCTTGCTGGACATCGCCGCCAAGGAATTGAACATTGACCGCGCCGAAATCCGCAGACGAAATTTTATTCAGCCGAATCAATTCCCGTACGACAACGAGATTATCTATCAGGATTTTGCGCCCATCGTGTACGACAGCGGAAATTACGAACCGCTGTTGAATGAAGCGTTGGAAAAGATCGGTTATCGCAAATTCGTGGAGGAGACTCAACCGAAACTGCGCGCGGAGGGGAAACACGTCGGCATCGGCGTGGTGGCATACGTCGAAGGGACGGGAATCGGTCCCTATGAAGGGGCAAAAGTACAGGTGATGGGAAGCGGGCGCGTGTCGGTCGTCACGGGCGTCGGCACACAGGGACAGGGTCACTTCACGAGTTACGCGCAGATCGTCGCCGAACAACTCGGCGTGCGCGTGGATCAGATTG contains the following coding sequences:
- a CDS encoding four helix bundle protein, whose protein sequence is MATELEDLKILQNAEGIADAVWKRVVQWEEFAKDVVGKQMARATDSIGANIAESYGRFNYGEKLQFLYYSRGSLFEAKYWLNRALARDLMKADEVKAYATRLSDVARQLNTFASSLKAQRKEAKPQGKSIREPSAEYVIDEWLDNPDPLFTDLELDWLETSATVSSL
- a CDS encoding DUF1116 domain-containing protein, with protein sequence MDIDNANQTAVNRLMEARPILKGVAPAKDVIPGMKDNLFLHAGPPIEWARMSGPLKGAIIGAMLFEGVAASEAEATAMAERGEVEFDSCHHHGAVGPMAGVTSASMKVYVVENVEHGNKSFSNLNEGYGKVLRYGAYSDDVLKKLHWMNDVLGVALADALAASNGIDLRALMSEALHMGDEGHNRNKAGSLLYLKLIAPLIAKTMKDNAVMSEVLQFLGDNALSVLNPVMAACKAMTDAAHGVEGSTIVTTMARNGTDFGIRVSGLGEKQWFTAPAEIPVGLFFSGYSQADANPDIGDSAITETAGIGGFAMATAPAIVTFVGGTPKDAMNATLEMYEITFAESKFFTMPSLDFRGTPTGIDIRKVVELGITPRINTGIAHKNAGVGQVGAGLVRPPLAIFEEALVAFAEKYQL
- a CDS encoding xanthine dehydrogenase family protein molybdopterin-binding subunit; translation: MTTRYFGERIKRNEDPRLLTGQGLFVDDVDLPNMLHVAFLRSPYAHAKINRIDVSQALQRAGVVAAYTAHDLGDYWKPGPLLVSPPPVKDIVFNEKTQVPLAKDKVKFAGEPIVMVIAESRYIAEDALADIQVDYEPLASVVDLESALDPSSILIHEEIGSNVAAHVVQMKGDYASAKKDAALVIQRRFSYEHGCAAAMENRGIVAEWDKRAGRLTVWDTTQAPVVIRNGLAGMLGLSERQVRVIAPFIGGGFGPKIMMFYQEEVLVPWAAMKLNRPVKWIEDRAENFVATTHERGQIHNAEIAFDNEGRILGVHDVFLHDTGAYAPYGLTVPLNSQANVLGLYDIKNYYSEFTAVFTNKTIVTPYRGAGRQHGVFVIERLLDIAAKELNIDRAEIRRRNFIQPNQFPYDNEIIYQDFAPIVYDSGNYEPLLNEALEKIGYRKFVEETQPKLRAEGKHVGIGVVAYVEGTGIGPYEGAKVQVMGSGRVSVVTGVGTQGQGHFTSYAQIVAEQLGVRVDQIDVVTGDTDQFYWGAGTFASRGAVVAGNAINEAAKVVRKKILKLASEHFNAPEDELELDDGVVRVQDIPRQSISLGELANMANPMRGAVKPGTEPGLEATNYFGPERGATASGIHAMIVEVNPETMQIHIQKYLVVHDCGKVINPLILDGQIHGGVAQGIGNAFYERLAYDENGQLLNGTFMDYHLPSSLDVPRIETAHGETLSPLNPMGVKGAGEAGAIPVGPLFAQALEDALWDREFEVLEIPLNSNRLWEIVNGR
- a CDS encoding cyclase family protein, whose amino-acid sequence is MTKIYDLSQDLNADASFWPFYPPFEVKYIKRKSEHGVNAQYIQTSNHMGTHLDAPKHFVTKGKTIDQIPIEWCYGPGVIVDLSDMLDDVGLFTPEDIEKRAEVKDGDILFIHTGWHKYSFFSPEADEERYIQRHPGPHYSICDWLLKKKIHIWGVDMISTDHPMNLPIGRFLGKGGLEHWQKVRALAEKKFGADKMDELFPDSAYQLTHNALFPHDCMHVENLGGDIGLKELHNKRITLGVFPWKFKGGEAAFCRAVAWA